A single window of Dermacentor albipictus isolate Rhodes 1998 colony chromosome 1, USDA_Dalb.pri_finalv2, whole genome shotgun sequence DNA harbors:
- the LOC135905765 gene encoding uncharacterized protein, whose amino-acid sequence MSHVWMVTCKSSITKSKLVTCGELSVKGRRCLVIDPEPTEVKMKLLWLPERLEDDYIRDALQAYGKVKSISVESWRVAEMEQMRTLNRDVVLTLADGVGVGDVPHLLHVCGVQSLVLIPGRPPLCLRCNKVGHIRRNCRTPRCEACRRFGHTDEECVVTYADKLRHRTRPPEESLQEHIMDVTEVLDATGDVPSSANTSCSSKAPLHVKEDDIAELPVEKESTEEKEAPATTQPVAAQLANETAADDSSAAPKHLNTCAVMAEDNRSSADTSIPKRRPTNRSESSTDSETASTTRKARRRKTSTHSGKCRRSRSRRPGESSEGASPLPSRTDRIENQV is encoded by the coding sequence atgtcgcacgtgtggatggtgacgtgcaaatcatcaattacaaaatcaaagctagtcaCGTGCGGAGAATTATCCGTGAAAGGTAGACGCTGCCTCGTTATTGACCCCGAGCCCACGGAAGTAAAAATGAAGCTTTtatggcttcctgagcgtttggaagacgattacattcgagatgcgctccaggcttacggCAAAGTGAAGTCCATATCAGTAGAAAGCTGGAGAGTAGCGGAAATGGAGCAAATGCGTACCctcaatcgtgacgtggtgttgactcttgccgatggagtcggcgtgggcgacgttccacatctgctacacgtttgtggagtgcagagccttgtattgattccaggccggcccccgctttgtctccgctgtaacaaggttggacacattcgtcgaaactgcagaaccccacgttgtgaagccTGCCGACGCTTTGGTCACACAGATGAAGAATGTGTTGTGACATACGCCGACAAGTTACGGCACAGGACAAGGCCTCCAGAAGAAAGCTTGCAGGAACACATAATGGATGTTACTGAGGTTCTCGATGCAacgggagacgttccctcttccgcgaATACCAGCTGTTCCAGTAAGGCCCCTCTACATGTTAAAGAGGATGACATCGCAGAACTGCCCGTGGAAAAGGAAAGTACCGAAGAGAAAGAAGCGCCCGCTACCACGCAGCCAGTTGCCGCCCAGCTAGCgaatgagacagccgctgatgactCATCTGCTGCACCGAAGCACCTCAACACGTGCGCTGTGATGGCAGAGGACAACCGAAGTAGCGCGGATACgtcaattccgaagcgccgtCCGACTAACAGATCAGAGTCAAGCACGGACAGCGAGACGGccagtaccacaagaaaagcacgtcgccgcaaaacatcgacACATTCAGGAAAGTGCCGGCGATCACGGTCCAGGAGGCCTGGTGAGAGTTCGGAGGGAGCCTCGCCGTTACCCTCTAGGACCGACCGCATAGAGAATCAAGTCTAA